CAGGTCGCGACTGAGGGTGAAGTTGGAGTGGACGATCTTGTCGGCGTCCGGCTCGGTCGTGGAGGAGACCGCGCCCATGTGGATCACCAACTCCACATCTCGCCAGCGTTTCTCGAGCCACTCGAACATGTCCTCGGGCGCCACGAAGTCGCCGATGGGATGCTTGGCGATATTGCGCCATTTGCCGAGCTCGGCCTCGTGCAGCCAGTCGCAGACCACCACGTCCAGGCTGGGGTCCTCGGAAAGCTTGGCCACGATATTGGAGCCGATGAAGCCCGCGCCGCCGGTGACGAAGATGATTTTGCGGCTCATGCCTTCTCCTTCATCCGGCTGATCGCCTCGGTGGTCGAGTAGCCTTCGACGATCTCGGCCAACCGCACCTCCCCGCCATAGGACTTCACGAAGGCGCCGCCCACCACGTCGTCTTCCGAATAGTCCGCCCCCTTGATCAGCACGTCGGGCCGTGCGGCCTCGATCAGGGCCATGGGGGTATCCTCGTCGAAGGGGGCCACCAGGTCGACGCCGCCCAGGCCGGCCAGCACCATGGCGCGGCTTTCCAGCTCGTTCACCGGCCGACCTTCGCCCTTCAGCGCCCTGACAGATCTATCGGAATTGACCCCGACGATCAGCCGGTCGCACCAGGCCCGCGCCTGGCCCAGATAGGCCACGTGGCCACGGTGCAGGATGTCGAAGCAGCCATTGGTGAAGCCCACCTTCAGCCCCTTGGCGCGCCAGCGGGCGATCTCCTCCACCATGCGCTGCGGCGTGACGATCTTGGCCTCGGCCGGAGCCATGTGGGCGGTGAGCGAGGCCTCGATCAGCTCTTCGGGGGTGACGACCGCGGTACCCGCCTTCCCCACCGCCACGCCGGAGGCCAGCATGGCGAACTGGATCGCGTCCTCGATCGGCACCTTGGCGGCGATGGCGAGGCCGAGCGCGGCCAGGGTGGTGTCGCCGGCGCCCGAGGCGTCGAACACTTCCCGCGGAACGCCCGGAAAGTGCCGCACCGGCTCGCCCCGCACCGCCAGGGAGATGCCCTTGGCCGAACGCGTCACCAGGATCGCCTTGGCCTGGCAGAGGGATAGGGCGTGGGTCAGGGCCGCGGCGATCTCGTCATTGGTCGAGGTCGGCATGTCGGTGGCGTGGGCGAGTTCGGCGGCGTTCGGCTTGACGATATCCACCTCGCCATAGCGCGCGAAGCTGCGGGCCTTGGAATCCACCACAATCACGGCGCCGGACGCCTTGGCCGCGGCGATGACCGCGTCGGTGACCACGCCCTTGCCGTAGTCGGAGATCAACACCACGCCCACGTCCTTGGCCACGTCGCGGATCGTGCGCAGCAGCCGTTGCTCCACGTCGCCGGTCGCCGGCCCGCTGGTCTCCATATCGACGCGCAAGAGCTGTTGGCCCCCGGAGACGAAGCGGGTCTTGAGTGTTGTGGGACGGCCGGCGTCGGTGACGACGAAGCCCTCGACCCCCGGCTCGGCCTCGATCAGGCGCAGGGCTTCATGGCCCTCGGCGTCGCCGCCGATCAGGCCGATCAACCGCACGTCGCCGCCCAGGGCCGCGGCGTTGCGGGCCACGTTGCCGGCCGCGCCCAGCATGACCAGCTCGCGCTGTCGGGCCAGCACCGGAATCGGGGCCTCGGGCGAGACGCGGGTCACCTCGCCATAGACGAAGCGATCGACCATCAGGTCGCCGACGCAGGCGATGCGCGCGCCCCGCAGGGCGGCGAGGATTTGCTGTAGGGTCGAGAGGTCCATGACGCGAGCCTAGCCTGTTTGCCGCACAGCCGCATGGACGGCCTTCAGAGTGGCCAGCAGGTCGTGGGCTCCAGCCAGCGGCAGGCAGCTTGGGCCGTCGCAGAGCGCCTTGTCTGGGTCATGGTGGAACTCCAGGAACACGCCATTGGCGCCCGCGGCCACCGCCGCCTTGGCCAGGATCGGCACCCCCTCACGACGGCCGCCCGTGGACGCGCCGTTGGAGCGCGGATTGGCTCCGGGAAGCTGTACGGCATGGGTTGCGTCGATGGTCACCGGCGCGCCCAGGTTCTGCATCTCCTGGATGCCCAGCATGTCGACCACCAGGTTGTTGTAGCCGAAGGAGACCCCGCGCTCGCACAGGATGGTCATGTCGATCTCCACGGCCTCCTTGATCTTGTCGAGGATGTTGCGGCAGTCCCAAGGCGCCAGGAACTGGCCTTTCTTGACGTGGAGCAGGCCGCCGGCCGCCTTGGTGGCCTGGGCGGTAGCGATCACCAGGTCGGTCTGGCGGCAGAGGAAGGCCGGAATCTGCACCAGGTCGGCGACCGCCGCGACATGTTCGGCCTGGTCGATCTCGTGCAGGTCGGTGCAGATAGGCACGTCGAACTCGGCCTTGATGGTTCGCAGGACCTCCAGCCCCTTCTCGATCCCAGGGCCGCGATAGCTGTGGATCGACGAGCGGTTGGCCTTGTCGAAGCTGGCCTTGAACACATAAGGCAGGCCCAGGTCGGCTGCGACCGCCTTCAGGTGGCGCGCCGCGTCGCGCGCGAGCTCCAAGTCCTCGAGGACGTTCAGGCCCGCGATCACCACGAGGGGCTGATCGTCGCCGATGGCGATGCCCCAACGGTTCAGGTTCAGTACGGCCATAGGCACCCCGAAGCTTCTGTCGGTGGCCTAAGTGGCGCGCGCCCCGTCGCTTCACAAGCGCGAAAACGTCGCCACATGCATCCTGCTGCACCTACGCACCGTAGCTCCGCGTGGCGGGCCCGGACTCGCCTGTCAGAAAAAAGCGGTGTTATGCTTGTGTCGAAATCGAGGGTTGCGACCATGAGCTTGGCGCATCAACCGAGTTTGGCGGCGATCGCCGCTTCCCCGCGCGCCTTCGGACGCTTGCCGGAACTCGCGGGCGCGCCTGCCGCATTCCGCTTCGCCGCCCGCCTGATGGCCCGCGGCTGGCTGATCGGCGACCTGACCTTCGTCATGCCTTCCGGCCGCGAGCTGCGCCTGCAGGGCGCCGAGCCCGGGGTCGCCGCGCGCATCATTATCCGCGATTTCCGCTTCATGCGCCGGGTGTTGGCCGCCGGCGACATCGGCTTCGCCGAGGGCTACATGGCCGGAGAGTGGGAAACCCCCGACCTGGCGGCGGTGTTGACGGCCGTCAGCCTCAACTTCGACCGGCTGACCCAGGTCTTCACCGGCAACCCGGTCTTCCGGTTCGCCAACCTCCTTGGCCACGCGCTAAATTCCAACACCCGCAAGGGCTCGCGCAAGAACATCCACGCCCACTACGACCTGGGTAACGCCTTCTATTCCCGGTGGCTGGACCCCACCATGACCTACTCCTCGGCCCGCTACGAGCACGCGGGCCAGTCGCTCGAACAGGCCCAGACCCACAAATATCGCGAACTGGCCAGCGCGATGGACCTGCGGGCCGGTCACGAGGTCCTGGAGATCGGCTGCGGTTGGGGCGGGTTCGCCGAGTTCGCGGCCAGGGAGGTCGGCGCCAAGGTCACCGGGATCACCATCTCCACCGAACAGTACGACTTCGCCAGGCGTCGAATTTTCGAACAAGGCCTGAACGAAAGGGCGGAAATTCGCATGATCGACTATCGCGACGTGGAGGGGACCTACGACCGTGTGGCTTCCATCGAGATGTTCGAGGCGGTCGGCGAGCGCTATTGGCCAACCTATTTCGGCAAGATCCGCGACGTCTTGGCCCCGGGCGGCCGCGCCGGCCTGCAGATCATCACCATCCACGACGAGATCTTCGAGCACTACCGGCGACACGCCGACTTCATCCAGAAATACATCTTCCCGGGCGGGATGCTGCCGTCGGAGGAGCGGCTCAGGTCGCAGACCGATCGCGCGGGCCTGGCCTGGACCGGCGTCACCCGTTTCGGCCAGGACTATGCCGACACCCTGGCCGACTGGTGCGAACGCTTTGACAGAGCCTGGGGCGACATCTGCCGGCTGGGCTTCGACGAACGATTCCGCCGGCTCTGGCGGTTCTATCTGAGCTATTGCGAGGCCGGATTCCGCACCGGCCGGACCAATGTCGTGCAGCTCGGTCTGGTCAAAGCTTGAACGCCCCCTGTTCGGAGGCGCTCCCGGCACTTAAGTAGCGCTCCATGACTGTCGCACCCAGCGTCGTGGACGCCATCGGAAACACGCCCCTGATCCGTCTGCGCCGCGCGAGCGAGGCCACGGGCTGCGAGATCCTCGGCAAGGCCGAGTTCATGAACCCCGGCGCGTCGGTCAAGGACCGCGCGGCGCTCTACATCGTGCGCGACGCCGAGCGCCGCGGCCTGTTGCGCCCTGGCGGCCGCATCGTCGAGGGCACGGCCGGCAATACCGGGATCGGCCTGGCCATGGTCGGCGCGGCTCTGGGCTACCGGACCACAATCGTCATCCCCCGCACCCAGAGCCAGGAGAAGAAGGACGCCATTCGCCTGCTGGGCGCCGAGCTGGTGGAGGTGGACGCCGTCCCCTATTCCAATCCCGACAACTATGTCCGCTATTCGGGCCGCCTGGCCGAGGCGCTCGACGCCCAGGAACCCAACGGCGCGTTCTGGGCCAATCAGTTCGACAATGTCGCCAACCGCCAGGCCCATGTCGAGACCACGGGGCCGGAGATCTGGGCGCAGACGGACGGCAAGGTGGACGCTTTCATCTGCGCCGTCGGCTCGGGTGGCACCCTGGCCGGGGTCGCCGAGGCGCTGCGCGCGCGCAGGCCCGACGTCGCCATCGGACTGGCCGATCCGTACGGCGCGTCCCTCTACAGCTGGTACGCGGACGGCGTATTGAAGGCCGAGGGAAGCTCGATCA
This genomic stretch from Phenylobacterium sp. LH3H17 harbors:
- the kdsA gene encoding 3-deoxy-8-phosphooctulonate synthase, producing the protein MAVLNLNRWGIAIGDDQPLVVIAGLNVLEDLELARDAARHLKAVAADLGLPYVFKASFDKANRSSIHSYRGPGIEKGLEVLRTIKAEFDVPICTDLHEIDQAEHVAAVADLVQIPAFLCRQTDLVIATAQATKAAGGLLHVKKGQFLAPWDCRNILDKIKEAVEIDMTILCERGVSFGYNNLVVDMLGIQEMQNLGAPVTIDATHAVQLPGANPRSNGASTGGRREGVPILAKAAVAAGANGVFLEFHHDPDKALCDGPSCLPLAGAHDLLATLKAVHAAVRQTG
- the rfaE2 gene encoding D-glycero-beta-D-manno-heptose 1-phosphate adenylyltransferase, which translates into the protein MDLSTLQQILAALRGARIACVGDLMVDRFVYGEVTRVSPEAPIPVLARQRELVMLGAAGNVARNAAALGGDVRLIGLIGGDAEGHEALRLIEAEPGVEGFVVTDAGRPTTLKTRFVSGGQQLLRVDMETSGPATGDVEQRLLRTIRDVAKDVGVVLISDYGKGVVTDAVIAAAKASGAVIVVDSKARSFARYGEVDIVKPNAAELAHATDMPTSTNDEIAAALTHALSLCQAKAILVTRSAKGISLAVRGEPVRHFPGVPREVFDASGAGDTTLAALGLAIAAKVPIEDAIQFAMLASGVAVGKAGTAVVTPEELIEASLTAHMAPAEAKIVTPQRMVEEIARWRAKGLKVGFTNGCFDILHRGHVAYLGQARAWCDRLIVGVNSDRSVRALKGEGRPVNELESRAMVLAGLGGVDLVAPFDEDTPMALIEAARPDVLIKGADYSEDDVVGGAFVKSYGGEVRLAEIVEGYSTTEAISRMKEKA
- a CDS encoding cysteine synthase A produces the protein MTVAPSVVDAIGNTPLIRLRRASEATGCEILGKAEFMNPGASVKDRAALYIVRDAERRGLLRPGGRIVEGTAGNTGIGLAMVGAALGYRTTIVIPRTQSQEKKDAIRLLGAELVEVDAVPYSNPDNYVRYSGRLAEALDAQEPNGAFWANQFDNVANRQAHVETTGPEIWAQTDGKVDAFICAVGSGGTLAGVAEALRARRPDVAIGLADPYGASLYSWYADGVLKAEGSSISEGIGQGRITANLEGLTIDRPYRIDDHEMLHVIYDLAEHEGLVMGGSTGINVAGAIRMAKDLGPGHTIVTVLCDQGSRYQSKIFNPAFLAERGLPIPGWL
- a CDS encoding cyclopropane-fatty-acyl-phospholipid synthase family protein is translated as MSLAHQPSLAAIAASPRAFGRLPELAGAPAAFRFAARLMARGWLIGDLTFVMPSGRELRLQGAEPGVAARIIIRDFRFMRRVLAAGDIGFAEGYMAGEWETPDLAAVLTAVSLNFDRLTQVFTGNPVFRFANLLGHALNSNTRKGSRKNIHAHYDLGNAFYSRWLDPTMTYSSARYEHAGQSLEQAQTHKYRELASAMDLRAGHEVLEIGCGWGGFAEFAAREVGAKVTGITISTEQYDFARRRIFEQGLNERAEIRMIDYRDVEGTYDRVASIEMFEAVGERYWPTYFGKIRDVLAPGGRAGLQIITIHDEIFEHYRRHADFIQKYIFPGGMLPSEERLRSQTDRAGLAWTGVTRFGQDYADTLADWCERFDRAWGDICRLGFDERFRRLWRFYLSYCEAGFRTGRTNVVQLGLVKA